In one window of Streptomyces griseus subsp. griseus DNA:
- a CDS encoding SGNH/GDSL hydrolase family protein produces the protein MARRIAAGAAYGGGSIGLIGAAAVGVFLAEVQLAKRQVGGGSAPVPPSADGRYGVAFAGPNDPLRLGMLGDSTAAGQGVRRAGQTPGALLASGLAAVAERPVDLRNVALPGARSDDLERQVSLLLADPARTPDVCVIMIGANDVTHRMPATQSVRCLTTAVRRLRTAGAEVVVGTCPDLGTIEPVYQPLRWLARRVSRQLAAAQTIGSVEQGGRTVSLGDLLGPEFAANPRELFGPDNYHPSAEGYATAAMAVLPTLCAVLGLWPESDRLDSSRREDILPVAKAASQAAREAGTEVTGARAPWALLKHRRRRRLPASTEAEPAAPHPHPDTARGHT, from the coding sequence GTGGCACGGCGGATCGCGGCGGGCGCGGCCTACGGCGGCGGCAGCATCGGACTGATCGGTGCGGCGGCCGTCGGCGTGTTCCTGGCGGAGGTCCAGCTCGCGAAGAGGCAGGTGGGCGGCGGTTCGGCGCCGGTTCCGCCGAGCGCGGACGGGCGGTACGGGGTGGCGTTCGCCGGCCCGAACGATCCGTTGCGGCTCGGGATGCTCGGGGATTCGACGGCGGCGGGCCAGGGGGTGCGGCGGGCCGGGCAGACCCCGGGGGCGCTGCTCGCCTCGGGGCTCGCGGCGGTGGCCGAGCGGCCGGTGGATCTGCGGAACGTGGCGCTGCCGGGGGCCCGGTCGGACGATCTGGAGCGGCAGGTGTCGCTGCTGCTGGCGGACCCGGCCCGTACCCCGGACGTCTGCGTGATCATGATCGGGGCGAACGACGTCACCCACCGGATGCCCGCCACGCAGTCGGTGCGCTGTCTGACGACGGCGGTGCGCAGGCTGCGGACGGCGGGGGCGGAGGTGGTCGTGGGGACCTGCCCGGACCTGGGCACGATCGAACCGGTCTACCAGCCGCTGCGGTGGCTGGCCCGGCGGGTGAGCAGGCAGCTGGCGGCGGCGCAGACGATCGGCTCGGTGGAGCAGGGCGGGCGCACGGTGTCGCTGGGCGACCTGCTGGGCCCGGAGTTCGCGGCGAACCCGCGCGAGCTGTTCGGTCCCGACAACTACCACCCCTCCGCCGAGGGGTACGCCACGGCGGCGATGGCGGTGCTGCCCACCCTGTGCGCGGTGCTGGGCCTGTGGCCGGAGTCGGACCGGCTGGACAGCTCGCGCCGCGAGGACATCCTCCCGGTGGCCAAGGCGGCTTCCCAGGCGGCCCGCGAAGCCGGTACGGAGGTCACGGGGGCCCGCGCCCCGTGGGCCCTCCTCAAGCACCGCAGGCGGCGGCGCCTGCCCGCCTCCACCGAGGCGGAACCGGCGGCGCCGCATCCCCACCCGGACACGGCGCGCGGGCACACATAG
- a CDS encoding winged helix-turn-helix domain-containing protein, with product MSAIAADPGAPGTDRLPVLSPMLQRLAAERATGALMRDRGTLYLADGQVVHAESPATPGIDVLLTTGGTLRHEGWWDAVAQAGAGQRVGRYLVDSGHVPGGALELCHLGALYDAAFFALAPTGTPARFRYGVSHWIGPVRPVPVAAVQRETLRRRELLDRIWPDAACDSSPVARTAAHTGDSPVPARQRAVLELADGARTASDIAQALGRSAFHILVDLRRLAAAGLVEAVRAQPLPAATSAPGRITLPEVTADPDIALLRRLRDALEAL from the coding sequence ATGAGCGCGATAGCCGCCGACCCCGGCGCCCCCGGGACGGACCGGCTCCCGGTCCTCTCCCCGATGCTCCAACGCCTCGCCGCCGAACGGGCCACTGGCGCCCTGATGCGCGACCGCGGCACGCTCTACCTCGCCGACGGCCAGGTGGTGCACGCCGAGAGCCCCGCCACCCCCGGCATCGACGTGCTCCTCACCACCGGCGGCACCCTGCGGCACGAGGGGTGGTGGGACGCGGTGGCGCAGGCCGGGGCCGGACAGCGGGTCGGCCGCTACCTCGTGGACAGCGGCCATGTGCCGGGCGGCGCCCTGGAGTTGTGCCACCTGGGTGCGCTGTACGACGCCGCGTTCTTCGCCCTCGCGCCGACCGGGACGCCCGCCCGCTTCCGTTACGGGGTGTCCCACTGGATCGGCCCGGTGCGACCGGTCCCGGTGGCCGCCGTCCAGCGCGAGACCCTGCGCAGACGGGAGCTGCTGGACCGGATCTGGCCCGACGCCGCCTGCGACAGCTCCCCCGTGGCCCGGACGGCCGCGCACACCGGCGACAGCCCCGTACCCGCCCGCCAGCGCGCGGTGCTCGAGCTGGCCGACGGCGCGCGCACGGCCTCCGACATCGCCCAGGCACTGGGCCGTTCGGCGTTCCACATCCTGGTCGACCTGCGGCGGCTCGCCGCGGCCGGCTTGGTGGAGGCGGTCCGCGCGCAGCCGCTGCCCGCCGCCACCTCGGCACCCGGCCGGATCACGCTCCCCGAGGTGACGGCCGACCCCGATATCGCCCTGCTGCGCCGGCTCCGAGACGCATTGGAGGCCCTGTGA
- a CDS encoding roadblock/LC7 domain-containing protein, which translates to MVPEAETRGVLDELQRLRARVPLLGGALAASTDGLVLAHDTPGIEAEGVAALTAAALGVSIRMTEATGRGGFRELLVRGESGYIATYAAGSSAVLTLLAEDRINVGRLHLEGRRAGARIGELVDTALERAERTPPMPRTAPSRGAPNRTLPQRPT; encoded by the coding sequence ATGGTTCCCGAGGCCGAGACGCGCGGTGTCCTCGACGAGCTCCAGCGGTTACGGGCCCGGGTCCCCCTTCTCGGCGGGGCGCTGGCCGCCTCCACCGACGGCCTGGTCCTGGCCCACGACACCCCGGGCATCGAGGCCGAGGGCGTCGCCGCCCTCACCGCCGCCGCGCTCGGCGTCTCGATCCGGATGACGGAGGCCACCGGCCGCGGCGGCTTCCGGGAGCTCCTGGTCCGCGGCGAGAGCGGCTACATCGCCACCTATGCCGCCGGTTCCTCCGCCGTCCTGACCCTGCTGGCCGAGGACCGCATCAACGTCGGCCGGCTCCATCTGGAGGGCCGCCGCGCGGGTGCCCGGATCGGCGAACTCGTCGACACCGCGCTGGAGCGCGCCGAGCGCACGCCCCCCATGCCCCGCACCGCCCCCTCACGCGGTGCCCCCAACCGCACGCTCCCGCAGCGCCCGACGTAA
- a CDS encoding cystathionine beta-synthase translates to MQFHDSLITLVGNTPLVRLRNVTAGIQATVLAKVEYFNPGGSVKDRIALRMIEAAEQSGELKPGGTIIEPTSGNTGVGLAIVAQQKGYKCIFVCPDKVSTDKINVLRAYGAEVVVCPSAVDPEHPDSYYNVSDRLVTETPGAWKPDQYSNPNNPRSHYETTGPELWEQTEGKITHFVAGVGTGGTITGTGRYLKEISNGAVQVIGTDPEGSVYSGGSGRPYLVEGVGEDFWPSAYDASVTDEIVAVSDKDTFQMTRRLAKEEGLLVGGSCGMAVVGALEVAKRLGPDDVVVVLLPDSGRGYLSKIFNDEWMADYGFLEDTSSSPQVSAVLNFKEGPLPSLVHMHPDETVGEAIDVLREYGVSQMPIVKPGAGHPDVMAAEVIGSVVERQLLDALFTQRASLSDPLEKHMSAPLPQVGSGEPVEDLMAALSGADGADAAIVLVEGKPKGVVSRQDVLAFLAKDAGATKA, encoded by the coding sequence GTGCAATTCCACGATTCGCTGATCACTCTTGTCGGCAACACCCCGCTGGTGAGGCTGCGCAACGTCACGGCAGGCATTCAGGCGACCGTCCTGGCCAAGGTCGAGTACTTCAACCCCGGCGGGTCGGTGAAGGACCGCATCGCCCTGCGCATGATCGAGGCGGCCGAGCAGAGCGGCGAGCTCAAGCCCGGCGGCACGATCATCGAGCCGACCAGCGGCAACACGGGCGTCGGCCTCGCGATCGTCGCCCAGCAGAAGGGCTACAAGTGCATCTTCGTCTGCCCGGACAAGGTGTCGACGGACAAGATCAACGTGCTGCGCGCCTACGGTGCCGAGGTCGTCGTCTGCCCCAGCGCGGTTGACCCGGAGCACCCGGACTCCTACTACAACGTCTCCGACCGCCTGGTCACCGAGACGCCCGGGGCCTGGAAGCCGGACCAGTACTCGAACCCGAACAACCCGCGCTCGCACTACGAGACCACCGGTCCCGAGCTGTGGGAGCAGACGGAGGGGAAGATCACCCACTTCGTCGCGGGCGTCGGCACCGGCGGCACGATCACCGGCACCGGGCGCTACCTCAAGGAGATCAGCAACGGCGCCGTGCAGGTCATCGGTACCGACCCGGAGGGCTCGGTCTACTCCGGCGGCTCCGGCCGGCCGTACCTGGTCGAGGGCGTCGGCGAGGACTTCTGGCCCTCCGCCTACGACGCGAGCGTCACCGACGAGATCGTCGCGGTCTCCGACAAGGACACCTTCCAGATGACCCGCCGCCTCGCCAAGGAGGAGGGCCTCCTCGTCGGCGGCTCCTGCGGCATGGCGGTCGTGGGGGCCCTGGAGGTCGCCAAGCGGCTCGGCCCGGACGACGTCGTCGTGGTGCTGCTGCCCGACAGCGGCCGCGGCTACCTCAGCAAGATCTTCAACGACGAGTGGATGGCCGACTACGGTTTCCTGGAGGACACCAGCTCCTCTCCGCAGGTCAGCGCGGTGCTGAACTTCAAGGAGGGCCCGCTGCCCTCCCTCGTCCACATGCACCCGGACGAGACCGTCGGCGAGGCGATCGACGTCCTGCGCGAGTACGGCGTCTCCCAGATGCCCATCGTGAAGCCGGGCGCCGGACACCCCGACGTGATGGCCGCCGAGGTCATCGGCTCCGTCGTGGAGCGGCAGCTGCTGGACGCCCTCTTCACCCAGCGCGCCTCGCTCAGCGACCCGCTGGAGAAGCACATGTCGGCCCCGCTGCCGCAGGTCGGCTCGGGTGAGCCGGTCGAGGACCTGATGGCCGCGCTCAGTGGTGCCGATGGTGCGGACGCGGCGATCGTGCTGGTCGAGGGCAAGCCGAAGGGCGTCGTGAGCAGGCAGGACGTGCTCGCGTTCCTCGCGAAGGACGCCGGGGCGACGAAGGCCTGA
- a CDS encoding MurR/RpiR family transcriptional regulator, which translates to MSGSSPAARLQQLFEGHRLTPTQRRIAHCMVRRAADAPFLSSVELAELAGVSQPSVTRFAVALGFDGYPALRRHLREVAPADTEQEEAGETYNEYQQAVRAEIENLQHLSDFLADPAPVERAGRLLATSRPLPVLGLRAASSQARGFGYFAAKVHPDVRVLDEGGSMLLDRIDSARRAGATALMCFALPRHPKECVEALAYAGEHGLTVVTVADSAFAPVAQHSDLLLPAAIGSGLSFDTVCAPMLLGRVLLEAMCDELPDAQARLEEFDVRAAARGLFVE; encoded by the coding sequence ATGAGTGGGAGCAGCCCCGCCGCGCGGTTGCAGCAGCTCTTCGAGGGGCACCGGCTCACGCCCACCCAGCGGCGCATCGCGCACTGCATGGTCCGCCGGGCGGCCGACGCGCCGTTCCTCTCCAGCGTGGAGCTGGCCGAGCTCGCCGGGGTCAGCCAGCCCTCCGTCACCCGCTTCGCCGTCGCCCTCGGCTTCGACGGCTACCCGGCGCTCCGCCGCCATCTGCGCGAGGTCGCACCCGCCGACACCGAGCAGGAGGAGGCGGGCGAGACGTACAACGAGTACCAGCAGGCCGTCCGCGCCGAGATCGAGAACCTCCAGCACCTCTCGGACTTCCTCGCCGACCCCGCCCCCGTGGAGCGGGCGGGCCGCCTGCTGGCCACCTCCCGGCCGCTGCCCGTGCTGGGGCTGCGTGCGGCCTCCTCACAGGCGCGCGGGTTCGGCTACTTCGCGGCCAAGGTCCACCCCGACGTCCGGGTGCTGGACGAGGGCGGCTCCATGCTCCTGGACCGGATCGACTCCGCCCGCCGGGCCGGCGCCACCGCCCTGATGTGCTTCGCGCTGCCGCGCCACCCCAAGGAGTGCGTGGAGGCGCTGGCGTACGCCGGGGAGCACGGGCTCACCGTCGTCACCGTCGCCGACTCGGCCTTCGCGCCCGTCGCCCAACACAGCGACCTGCTGCTCCCGGCGGCCATCGGCTCCGGGCTCTCCTTCGACACCGTCTGCGCGCCGATGCTGCTGGGGCGGGTGCTGCTGGAGGCGATGTGCGACGAACTGCCCGACGCCCAGGCGCGGCTGGAGGAGTTCGACGTACGGGCGGCAGCGCGGGGGCTGTTCGTGGAGTGA
- the hutU gene encoding urocanate hydratase, with protein sequence MSGPRPVRAPRGSALSALGWQQEAALRMLQNNLDPEVAEHPDKLVVYGGTGKAARDWRSFDAMVRTLRTLKQDETMLVQSGRPVGVMQTHEWAPRVLIANSNLVGDWANWEEFRRLEALGLTMYGQMTAGSWIYIGTQGILQGTYETFAAVAAKKFGGSLAGTITLTAGLGGMGGAQPLAVTMNDGVAICIDCDPRAIERRIEHRFLDVKADNLEHALQLAVEARDARRPLSIGLLGNAAELLPRMLAEGAPVDIVTDQTSAHDPLAYLPIGVDFDDMATLAAEKPADFTQRARESMARHVEAMVGFMDAGAEVFDYGNSIRGEAQLAGYARAFDFPGFVPAYIRPLFCEGKGPFRWAALSGEASDIHKTDRAMLELFPENESLHRWIKMAGERVHFQGLPARICWLGYGERDKAGERFNDMVAGGELAAPLAIGRDHLDCGSVASPYRETEAMLDGSDAIADWPLLNAMVNVASGASWVSLHHGGGVGMGRSIHAGQVTVADGTELAGEKIRRVLTNDPGMGVIRHVDAGYDIAESVATDKGVRVPMAEDN encoded by the coding sequence ATGTCAGGACCCCGCCCCGTACGAGCGCCGCGCGGCAGCGCCCTGAGCGCCCTGGGATGGCAGCAGGAAGCCGCCCTGCGCATGCTCCAGAACAACCTGGACCCCGAGGTCGCCGAGCACCCCGACAAGCTCGTCGTCTACGGCGGCACGGGCAAGGCGGCCCGCGACTGGCGCTCGTTCGACGCGATGGTCCGCACCCTCCGGACGCTCAAGCAGGACGAGACGATGCTCGTCCAGTCCGGCCGGCCGGTCGGGGTCATGCAGACCCACGAGTGGGCGCCGCGCGTCCTGATCGCCAACTCCAACCTGGTCGGGGACTGGGCGAACTGGGAGGAGTTCCGCCGTCTGGAGGCGCTCGGCCTCACCATGTACGGCCAGATGACCGCCGGGTCCTGGATCTACATCGGCACCCAGGGCATCCTCCAGGGCACCTACGAGACCTTCGCCGCCGTCGCCGCCAAGAAGTTCGGCGGGTCCCTGGCCGGGACGATCACCCTCACCGCCGGGCTCGGCGGCATGGGCGGCGCCCAGCCGCTCGCCGTCACCATGAACGACGGCGTCGCCATCTGTATCGACTGCGACCCGCGCGCCATCGAACGCCGCATCGAGCACCGTTTCCTGGACGTCAAGGCGGACAACCTGGAGCACGCCCTCCAGCTCGCCGTCGAGGCCCGCGACGCCCGCCGCCCCCTCTCCATCGGCCTCCTCGGCAACGCGGCGGAGCTGCTGCCCCGGATGCTCGCCGAGGGCGCGCCGGTCGACATCGTCACCGACCAGACCAGCGCCCACGACCCGCTGGCCTACCTCCCCATCGGCGTCGACTTCGACGACATGGCCACCCTCGCCGCCGAGAAGCCCGCCGACTTCACCCAGCGCGCCCGCGAGTCGATGGCCCGCCATGTCGAGGCCATGGTGGGCTTCATGGACGCCGGGGCCGAGGTCTTCGACTACGGCAACTCCATCCGCGGCGAGGCCCAGCTCGCCGGGTACGCCCGCGCCTTCGACTTCCCCGGCTTCGTCCCCGCCTACATCCGCCCCCTCTTCTGCGAGGGCAAGGGCCCCTTCCGCTGGGCCGCCCTCTCCGGCGAGGCCTCCGACATCCACAAGACCGACCGGGCGATGCTGGAGCTCTTCCCGGAGAACGAGTCGCTGCACCGCTGGATCAAGATGGCCGGCGAACGCGTCCACTTCCAGGGCCTGCCCGCCCGCATCTGCTGGCTCGGCTACGGCGAGCGCGACAAGGCCGGCGAGCGCTTCAACGACATGGTCGCCGGCGGCGAACTGGCCGCCCCGCTGGCCATCGGCCGCGACCACCTCGACTGCGGCTCGGTCGCCTCCCCGTACCGCGAGACCGAGGCCATGCTGGACGGCTCCGACGCCATCGCCGACTGGCCGCTCCTGAACGCCATGGTCAACGTCGCCTCCGGTGCCTCCTGGGTCTCCCTCCACCACGGCGGCGGCGTCGGCATGGGCCGCTCCATCCACGCGGGCCAGGTCACCGTCGCCGACGGCACCGAGCTCGCGGGCGAGAAGATCCGCCGCGTCCTGACGAACGACCCCGGCATGGGCGTCATCCGCCATGTCGACGCGGGCTACGACATCGCGGAGTCCGTCGCCACCGACAAGGGCGTACGCGTCCCGATGGCGGAGGACAACTGA
- a CDS encoding acetyl-CoA C-acetyltransferase has protein sequence MPEAVIVSAARSPIGRAFKGSLKDLRADDLTATIIQTALAKVPELDPKDIDDLMLGCGLPGGEQGNNLGRIIAVQMGMDHLPGCTVTRYCSSSLQTSRMALHAIKAGEGDVFISAGVEMVSRFTKGNSDSLPDTHNPLFAEAEARTAARAEESGAGWHDPREDGIVPDAYISMGQTAENLARTKGITRQEMDEFGVRSQNLAEEALKNGFWEREITPVTTPDGTVVSKDDGPRAGVTMEGVQGLKPVFRPDGLVTAGNCCPLNDGAAALVIMSDTKARELGLTPLARIVSTGVSGLSPEIMGYGPVEASKQALKRAGLTIGDIDLAELNEAFAAQVIPSYRDLGLPLEKVNVNGGAIAVGHPFGMTGARITGTLINSLQFHDKQWGLETMCVGGGQGMAMVIERLS, from the coding sequence ATGCCCGAAGCCGTGATCGTCTCTGCCGCCCGTTCGCCGATCGGCCGGGCCTTCAAGGGGTCCCTCAAGGACCTGCGCGCGGACGACCTGACCGCCACGATCATCCAGACCGCGCTGGCCAAGGTCCCCGAGCTGGACCCGAAGGACATCGACGACCTGATGCTGGGCTGCGGTCTGCCCGGGGGCGAGCAGGGCAACAACCTGGGCCGCATCATCGCCGTACAGATGGGGATGGACCACCTTCCCGGCTGTACGGTCACCCGCTACTGCTCCTCCTCGCTGCAGACCAGCCGGATGGCGCTGCACGCGATCAAGGCGGGCGAGGGCGACGTCTTCATCTCGGCGGGCGTCGAGATGGTGTCCCGCTTCACCAAGGGCAACTCCGACAGCCTCCCGGACACGCACAACCCGCTCTTCGCCGAGGCCGAGGCCCGCACCGCCGCCCGCGCCGAGGAGTCCGGCGCCGGCTGGCACGACCCGCGCGAGGACGGCATCGTCCCGGACGCGTACATCTCGATGGGGCAGACGGCCGAGAACCTGGCCCGCACCAAGGGCATCACCCGCCAGGAGATGGACGAGTTCGGCGTACGGTCGCAGAACCTCGCCGAGGAGGCCCTGAAGAACGGCTTCTGGGAGCGGGAGATCACCCCGGTCACCACCCCCGACGGCACGGTCGTCTCCAAGGACGACGGCCCCCGCGCGGGCGTCACGATGGAGGGCGTGCAGGGCCTGAAGCCGGTCTTCCGCCCCGACGGCCTGGTCACCGCGGGCAACTGCTGCCCGCTCAACGACGGCGCCGCCGCCCTGGTGATCATGTCCGACACCAAGGCGCGCGAGCTGGGCCTGACCCCGCTGGCCCGGATCGTCTCCACCGGCGTCTCCGGCCTCTCCCCCGAGATCATGGGGTACGGCCCCGTCGAGGCGAGCAAGCAGGCGCTGAAGCGGGCGGGCCTGACCATCGGCGACATCGACCTCGCCGAGCTCAACGAGGCGTTCGCCGCCCAGGTCATCCCCTCCTACCGGGACCTGGGCCTGCCGCTGGAAAAGGTCAACGTCAACGGCGGCGCGATCGCAGTCGGCCACCCCTTCGGCATGACCGGCGCCCGCATCACCGGCACGCTGATCAACAGCCTCCAGTTCCACGACAAGCAGTGGGGCCTGGAGACGATGTGCGTGGGCGGCGGACAGGGCATGGCGATGGTGATCGAGCGGCTGAGCTGA